From Marinoscillum sp. 108, a single genomic window includes:
- a CDS encoding LytTR family DNA-binding domain-containing protein has protein sequence MIKCLAIDDDPLFLKMLMVLFNDIKSAELIATYNNPVEGMMATVKSKPDVLLLDLEMPYLDGFEALETLDVPPKVIVISGHLNEPRNTVIPISRYISKSEVQSAVMLEAAIKEVMGV, from the coding sequence ATGATCAAATGCCTGGCTATTGATGACGATCCGCTTTTCCTGAAAATGCTCATGGTGCTGTTCAATGACATCAAGTCTGCAGAACTAATTGCCACCTACAACAATCCGGTAGAGGGTATGATGGCCACTGTGAAATCCAAACCAGATGTACTGCTGCTCGATTTGGAAATGCCCTATCTGGATGGATTTGAAGCACTGGAAACCCTGGATGTACCACCAAAGGTCATTGTGATCTCAGGACACCTGAACGAACCACGGAATACCGTGATTCCTATCAGCCGGTACATCAGCAAATCTGAGGTACAATCGGCTGTGATGCTGGAGGCAGCGATCAAAGAAGTGATGGGTGTATAA
- a CDS encoding TIGR00730 family Rossman fold protein: MTKRLAVFCGSSTGKNISYSQAASAVGKLMSEQGIGVVYGGGKIGLMGVVADAALAHGGEVIGVIPEKLMTREVGHTGLTELRVVATMHERKAIMAELSDGFIALPGGIGTIEEIIEVFTWHQIGYHNKRCGFLNTDGYYDKLFGFIDHMVEEGFLSAKQRNELTISEDPEELIRLMIK, translated from the coding sequence ATGACCAAACGACTCGCCGTATTTTGTGGTTCCAGTACCGGAAAAAACATCAGCTATTCCCAGGCAGCCAGCGCCGTGGGTAAGCTTATGAGTGAGCAAGGAATAGGGGTGGTCTATGGAGGTGGTAAAATAGGCCTGATGGGAGTGGTGGCCGATGCTGCCCTGGCCCATGGTGGAGAAGTGATCGGGGTGATCCCCGAAAAGTTGATGACCAGGGAAGTAGGACATACGGGGCTTACAGAACTGCGCGTAGTAGCCACCATGCATGAGCGCAAGGCCATCATGGCAGAGCTATCAGATGGTTTTATCGCTCTCCCTGGTGGCATTGGCACCATCGAAGAAATCATAGAGGTATTCACCTGGCACCAGATCGGGTATCACAACAAGCGCTGTGGCTTCCTCAATACCGATGGCTACTATGATAAGCTGTTCGGCTTTATTGATCACATGGTGGAAGAAGGATTCCTGTCCGCCAAACAACGCAATGAACTCACCATCTCGGAAGACCCGGAGGAGCTGATCAGGTTAATGATCAAATAA
- a CDS encoding PD40 domain-containing protein, with product MRNLIILGLLGLTACQSTEKTTSKETYRIVYNVWHDRENDDYEVFSMKPDGTDRQNISNWEGVDWVYYAYDDKVYFISDRDTTHRMYFLYEMDAFGQNVRKVSDQRLNDSWLSSRKNGSELIVDPRVPGDSAFHIIDLNGKLVFKLYTNLAYYNDPFFSPDGSEVVFRGATKKFKKESGYLDELYIIGANGSGLKKITEYPKNDTLSEWYQYHAGPPFWEPTRNIITYNSVQDGYSSLFMTDPTGKEPKRITPDTLYAAWHAWSPDGQWITFDGYPREYEGDRDFDIYLMEYETGNISRLTSDSTYQQGPVFVRVKE from the coding sequence ATGAGAAACCTAATCATACTTGGTTTACTGGGCCTGACGGCCTGTCAGTCCACCGAAAAAACGACTTCTAAGGAGACCTATCGCATTGTCTACAATGTATGGCACGATCGGGAGAACGATGATTACGAAGTATTCAGCATGAAACCCGATGGCACAGACCGTCAGAATATTTCCAACTGGGAAGGCGTGGACTGGGTGTATTACGCCTATGATGACAAAGTCTATTTCATCTCTGACCGGGATACCACCCACAGGATGTATTTTCTTTATGAAATGGATGCTTTCGGACAGAATGTGCGCAAAGTATCTGACCAAAGGCTCAACGATAGCTGGCTCAGCTCCAGAAAAAATGGTTCAGAACTGATCGTGGATCCCAGAGTACCTGGAGACAGTGCTTTTCACATCATTGACCTGAATGGAAAACTGGTATTCAAACTATACACTAACCTGGCCTATTACAACGACCCCTTCTTTTCGCCGGATGGCAGTGAAGTGGTCTTTCGTGGGGCTACAAAAAAATTCAAGAAGGAAAGTGGTTATCTGGATGAACTCTATATCATCGGGGCAAATGGAAGCGGCCTGAAAAAAATCACTGAGTACCCTAAGAATGACACCCTATCCGAGTGGTATCAATATCATGCCGGACCGCCCTTCTGGGAGCCAACTCGCAACATCATTACTTACAATTCTGTGCAGGACGGCTACAGCAGCCTCTTCATGACAGACCCTACCGGCAAAGAGCCCAAAAGAATCACCCCGGACACACTGTATGCAGCATGGCATGCCTGGTCTCCTGACGGGCAATGGATCACCTTTGATGGATACCCACGGGAATATGAAGGTGACAGGGATTTTGACATCTACCTGATGGAATACGAGACCGGCAACATCAGCAGGCTAACCTCAGACTCTACCTATCAACAAGGGCCGGTCTTTGTGAGGGTGAAGGAATAA
- a CDS encoding DUF2141 domain-containing protein — translation MINILLIVLLLLTPNEVKLEISGIKKPIGNLLIAAYNTRENYLDESQMTQGYVIQVRESGTLTFMIDLPEGEYALAVMHDVNEDGKLNKNFFGIPTERYGFSNNARGTFGPPSFDDAKVFLGSGDTLRIALQ, via the coding sequence ATGATCAACATACTCCTCATTGTCCTTTTGTTGCTCACACCCAATGAGGTGAAGTTGGAAATAAGTGGTATTAAAAAGCCCATCGGGAATTTGCTCATCGCCGCATACAACACACGCGAGAATTATCTGGATGAGTCCCAGATGACCCAGGGTTATGTCATTCAAGTAAGAGAGAGCGGTACCCTGACTTTCATGATAGATTTACCCGAAGGGGAATATGCTCTTGCGGTCATGCATGATGTGAATGAAGATGGCAAGCTCAATAAAAACTTTTTTGGCATCCCAACGGAACGCTATGGATTCTCCAATAACGCCCGGGGTACCTTTGGGCCACCCTCCTTTGACGATGCAAAGGTCTTTTTGGGCAGTGGCGATACCCTGAGGATAGCGCTACAGTAG
- a CDS encoding pseudouridine synthase — translation MLEILYQDDHLVGINKPPGLLVHRSPIAKDAEEFAVQLLRDQLEMHVYPAHRLDRKTSGVLLFALEKDIHRALNLQFAEKTVSKTYYAIVRGFIPDAGTIDYPLKREDGKEQEAVTHFECVAKAELDVPFGKHATSRYSLVKVKPETGRMHQIRKHFAHILHPIIGDRPHGCNKQNKLFKEKWDLMEMMLHAHELTFIHPQSSLPVTIKAGFPDEFRRMMMLMEFEIPSA, via the coding sequence GTGTTAGAGATACTTTATCAAGATGATCACCTGGTCGGGATCAACAAACCTCCCGGGTTATTGGTTCACAGATCGCCCATAGCCAAAGATGCTGAAGAGTTTGCGGTGCAGCTGCTCCGTGATCAGCTGGAAATGCACGTGTATCCGGCCCACAGGCTGGACAGAAAGACCTCCGGGGTATTGCTCTTTGCTTTGGAAAAAGACATTCACCGCGCCCTGAACCTCCAGTTTGCCGAAAAGACCGTGAGCAAAACCTACTATGCCATCGTACGCGGATTCATCCCGGATGCAGGCACCATAGACTATCCACTGAAGCGGGAAGATGGCAAGGAGCAAGAGGCCGTGACTCATTTTGAATGTGTAGCGAAAGCCGAACTGGATGTTCCTTTTGGCAAACATGCCACCTCGCGCTATTCGCTTGTGAAAGTGAAACCTGAAACCGGCCGAATGCATCAAATCAGGAAACACTTTGCGCACATCCTCCACCCCATTATCGGCGATCGACCACATGGGTGTAACAAGCAGAACAAACTTTTCAAAGAAAAATGGGATCTGATGGAAATGATGTTGCATGCTCATGAACTCACATTTATCCACCCGCAGAGCAGTTTACCTGTCACCATCAAGGCCGGCTTTCCAGACGAATTTCGCCGAATGATGATGCTTATGGAGTTTGAGATTCCCAGTGCATAA
- a CDS encoding acyl-CoA desaturase encodes MAVIITFFIAHWYLSLFFQTFFLHRYAAHKAFTMSPFMEKVFFVLTWLFQGSNYLSPYGYGVMHRMHHAFADTENDPHSPKYDETIFKMMWKTKSIYSDITNKKVDVDKRFTEGVPQWHAFDKFARSWVSRLFWATSYFMVYWFYADVWWLWLLLPAQWLLSPIHGAIINWFAHIYGYRNFEVGDTSKNFLPLDFLMMGESYHNNHHKHGSRPNFGGVRWHEIDPTYQVIKVLNAVGVIQVAKQKTVKLEKTEKKAAA; translated from the coding sequence ATGGCAGTAATTATCACCTTTTTCATAGCGCACTGGTATTTGTCGCTATTCTTTCAAACGTTTTTCCTGCATAGATACGCAGCGCACAAAGCGTTTACTATGAGTCCTTTCATGGAGAAAGTATTCTTCGTATTGACCTGGTTATTTCAGGGCTCCAATTACCTGAGTCCTTATGGGTATGGTGTGATGCACAGAATGCACCACGCTTTTGCAGATACGGAAAATGACCCACACTCACCGAAGTACGATGAGACCATCTTTAAGATGATGTGGAAGACCAAAAGCATCTATTCAGACATTACTAATAAAAAAGTAGACGTAGACAAGCGATTTACAGAGGGTGTGCCGCAGTGGCATGCATTTGATAAATTCGCTCGCTCATGGGTTTCCAGATTATTCTGGGCCACTTCATACTTCATGGTATATTGGTTTTATGCCGATGTATGGTGGTTGTGGTTGTTGTTGCCAGCGCAGTGGTTGTTGTCTCCTATCCACGGAGCCATTATCAACTGGTTTGCACACATCTACGGATACAGAAACTTTGAAGTGGGAGATACTTCCAAAAACTTCCTGCCTTTAGACTTCCTGATGATGGGCGAGAGTTATCACAACAATCACCACAAGCATGGCTCAAGACCAAACTTTGGTGGCGTGAGATGGCATGAGATTGATCCTACCTATCAGGTGATCAAAGTGCTGAACGCTGTGGGAGTCATCCAGGTAGCGAAGCAAAAAACCGTGAAATTGGAAAAAACAGAAAAGAAAGCTGCAGCGTAG
- a CDS encoding sigma-70 family RNA polymerase sigma factor, translated as MTHSANITLYQPLLQSIAFKMLGCMHDAEDMVQDAFLKYLAVDPKKIENTKAYLIRSVTNNCLNHLNSLKQKKKEYLESVKLPELFEKIDFSSLDFRQELDAMLSVLHKKLGPLERGLYLLREGFDFEYDELQQIFNKKKDHCRQMVCRAKEKLARETDKFTYSFDSEKYFSAFQKACSDGNFDDLINHLNDEQKEIK; from the coding sequence ATGACCCACTCAGCCAACATCACGTTATACCAACCCCTGCTGCAATCTATTGCATTCAAAATGCTGGGCTGCATGCACGATGCGGAGGACATGGTGCAGGATGCTTTTTTGAAGTATCTGGCGGTGGATCCTAAGAAAATAGAGAATACCAAGGCCTATCTGATTCGCTCGGTGACCAATAACTGCCTCAATCATCTCAATAGCCTGAAGCAAAAGAAAAAGGAGTACCTAGAATCAGTGAAACTGCCAGAACTTTTTGAGAAAATAGACTTCTCCAGCCTGGACTTTAGGCAGGAGCTGGATGCCATGCTGAGCGTGCTGCATAAAAAATTGGGGCCTTTGGAGCGTGGATTGTACCTGCTCAGAGAGGGTTTCGATTTTGAGTACGATGAGCTACAGCAGATATTCAATAAGAAGAAGGATCATTGTCGCCAGATGGTGTGCCGTGCTAAGGAAAAACTAGCCCGGGAGACTGACAAATTCACCTATTCTTTCGACTCTGAAAAATACTTTTCTGCTTTTCAAAAAGCCTGTTCTGATGGAAATTTCGATGATTTGATCAATCATCTGAATGATGAGCAAAAGGAAATAAAATAA
- a CDS encoding bifunctional GNAT family N-acetyltransferase/carbon-nitrogen hydrolase family protein codes for MTNKKEPVLSGELNVQLRHLQLSDYPELREIMELAYKGIDEPYWERMDIKRLLKIFPEGQLCVEVDGKMVAAALAIIVDYKKFGDNHTYKQIVGNDSFSTHDDAGNVLYGIDVFVHPDYRGLRLGRRLYDSRKELCENLNLKSIVAGGRIPNYEKYAKDMTPRQYIDAVKNREINDPILNFQIGNDFHVKKILKNYLPGDSKSKDYATLLEWNNIYYAETEKLINAPRTYVRVGLVQWQMRPFKDLESLVEQMEYFIDAFGDYQSDFILFPELFNAPLMAEFNHLGEPEAIRGLAKYTHALREKFTEFAISYNVNIITGSMPEIENEKLYNVSYLCRRDGSWDSYKKIHITPSEQNSWGMTGGDKVKVFDTDAGKIGITICYDSEFPEISRLYAEQGMQILFVPFLTDTQNGYNRVRYCAQARAIENECYVAIAGCVGNLPKVNNMDIQYAQSAIFTPSDFAFPTNAIKAEATPNTEMTVIGDLDLELLKELHEFGSVRNLKDRRLDLYNIKLKK; via the coding sequence ATGACGAATAAAAAGGAACCCGTTCTCTCTGGAGAACTCAATGTACAACTCAGACACTTGCAACTCTCTGACTATCCCGAGCTGCGCGAAATCATGGAACTCGCCTATAAGGGGATCGATGAGCCCTATTGGGAAAGAATGGACATCAAGCGGTTGCTCAAGATTTTCCCGGAAGGGCAGCTCTGCGTAGAGGTAGATGGCAAAATGGTGGCTGCAGCGCTGGCCATCATAGTGGATTATAAGAAATTTGGTGACAACCATACTTATAAGCAAATCGTGGGCAATGACTCCTTCAGCACGCATGACGATGCTGGAAATGTGCTGTATGGGATAGACGTATTTGTGCATCCCGACTACCGCGGGCTCAGGCTGGGCCGTAGACTATATGATAGCCGAAAGGAGCTTTGCGAAAACCTGAACCTCAAGTCCATAGTAGCTGGCGGCCGCATCCCCAACTATGAGAAGTATGCCAAGGACATGACGCCCCGTCAATACATAGACGCGGTGAAGAACCGTGAAATCAATGACCCGATCTTGAACTTTCAGATTGGGAACGACTTTCACGTGAAGAAGATTCTCAAAAACTACCTGCCCGGAGATAGTAAATCCAAAGACTATGCTACCCTGCTGGAGTGGAACAATATCTATTACGCCGAGACGGAAAAGCTCATCAACGCTCCCAGAACCTACGTGCGTGTAGGTCTGGTGCAGTGGCAAATGCGTCCTTTCAAAGACCTGGAGTCACTCGTGGAGCAGATGGAGTACTTCATTGATGCGTTTGGCGATTACCAGTCAGATTTCATCCTTTTCCCGGAGCTCTTCAATGCTCCACTCATGGCGGAGTTTAACCACCTGGGAGAGCCGGAAGCCATCAGAGGTCTGGCCAAGTATACCCACGCTTTGCGCGAAAAGTTTACCGAGTTTGCCATCTCTTACAATGTGAACATCATCACAGGCTCCATGCCGGAGATAGAGAATGAAAAACTCTACAATGTCTCTTATCTCTGCCGACGTGATGGCTCATGGGACAGCTACAAGAAAATTCACATCACACCCTCAGAGCAAAACTCCTGGGGAATGACAGGCGGTGACAAAGTAAAGGTCTTCGATACAGATGCCGGAAAAATCGGAATCACCATTTGCTACGATTCGGAGTTTCCGGAAATCTCCAGGTTATATGCGGAGCAAGGCATGCAAATCCTGTTTGTACCCTTCCTTACAGACACACAGAATGGATACAACAGGGTGCGCTACTGTGCACAGGCCCGGGCGATAGAAAATGAGTGTTATGTGGCCATCGCGGGATGCGTGGGTAATTTGCCCAAGGTGAACAACATGGACATCCAATATGCCCAAAGTGCCATCTTCACTCCCTCTGACTTTGCGTTCCCCACCAATGCCATCAAGGCTGAAGCTACGCCAAACACCGAGATGACGGTGATTGGGGATCTGGATTTGGAGCTGCTCAAGGAGCTCCACGAGTTTGGCAGTGTAAGAAACCTAAAGGACAGAAGGCTTGATCTTTACAATATCAAACTCAAAAAGTAG
- a CDS encoding aldo/keto reductase, which produces MQYRILGKTGLKISEISLGTWQVGGGWGGEFDEKAAERIISTAVENGVNFLDTADVYDDQQSERAVAGFVKENRDKLIIATKIGRRLNPHVADAYTPEAMEAFVDEALKNTGLQYLDLVQLHCPPTPVYQFDDVFARLEKIKASGRVRHFGVSVEKVKEARMAADYDVVESVQIIFNMFRQKPAEDCFKLLSERNIGIIARVPLASGLLSGKMSADREFDKNDHRAFNRNGEVFDKGETFSGVPLDQGLQAVSKLKSVFGQEALYQYALKWILQFPEVSTVIPGASRPEQVISNLKVGDLPALDDEQMTAVKDIYDEYIRPEVHHLW; this is translated from the coding sequence ATGCAATATCGAATTTTAGGAAAAACAGGTCTCAAAATTTCAGAAATCTCACTGGGCACCTGGCAGGTAGGAGGTGGCTGGGGTGGTGAGTTTGATGAAAAAGCTGCCGAACGAATCATCAGCACTGCTGTAGAAAACGGGGTGAATTTTCTGGATACTGCGGATGTGTATGATGACCAGCAAAGCGAACGTGCCGTGGCAGGGTTTGTCAAGGAAAACCGGGATAAGCTGATCATAGCCACCAAAATTGGCCGAAGGCTGAACCCACACGTGGCGGATGCTTATACACCAGAAGCCATGGAGGCTTTCGTGGACGAGGCATTGAAAAATACCGGGCTTCAATACCTGGACCTGGTGCAGCTTCACTGTCCTCCTACACCCGTTTATCAATTTGATGACGTGTTTGCCAGGTTGGAGAAGATCAAGGCTTCAGGCCGGGTGCGGCATTTTGGAGTGAGTGTGGAGAAAGTGAAGGAAGCGAGGATGGCTGCAGATTACGATGTGGTGGAGAGTGTTCAGATCATCTTCAATATGTTTCGCCAGAAGCCAGCCGAGGATTGTTTTAAGCTATTGAGTGAGCGCAATATTGGCATCATAGCCAGGGTGCCGCTGGCCAGTGGGCTGCTGAGTGGCAAGATGTCTGCCGATCGGGAGTTTGACAAAAACGATCACCGGGCTTTCAATAGAAATGGTGAAGTATTTGATAAGGGCGAGACCTTTTCAGGCGTGCCATTAGATCAGGGACTTCAGGCGGTCAGTAAGTTAAAGTCTGTTTTTGGGCAGGAGGCCCTGTATCAATATGCCCTGAAGTGGATTTTACAATTTCCGGAAGTGAGCACGGTGATACCCGGTGCCAGCAGACCCGAGCAAGTGATCTCCAATTTGAAGGTGGGTGATTTGCCAGCGTTGGATGATGAGCAGATGACAGCTGTGAAAGACATCTATGATGAATACATCCGACCGGAGGTACATCACCTGTGGTAG
- a CDS encoding DUF1761 domain-containing protein, with the protein MDISSLNWLAVIASAVMTFVVGGIWYGPLFGQTWMDEMGFTEEELKEANMVKIYGIAFVLELIMAINLAMFIGEASVSEGALYGFLTGFGWVALAMGVNALFSRSSFKLWFINSFYFVITFTLMGVILTAWR; encoded by the coding sequence ATGGATATTTCATCATTGAACTGGCTGGCGGTGATCGCATCAGCAGTTATGACTTTTGTAGTGGGCGGCATCTGGTATGGCCCACTTTTCGGGCAGACCTGGATGGACGAGATGGGCTTCACCGAAGAAGAGCTCAAAGAAGCCAATATGGTTAAAATCTACGGGATAGCCTTTGTGCTCGAGTTGATTATGGCGATAAACCTGGCGATGTTCATCGGAGAAGCCAGCGTGAGCGAAGGGGCTTTGTACGGCTTTCTGACAGGCTTTGGTTGGGTGGCTCTGGCCATGGGGGTGAATGCGCTGTTTTCCAGAAGCTCCTTCAAGCTGTGGTTTATCAACTCCTTCTATTTCGTGATCACCTTCACATTGATGGGTGTGATCCTGACTGCCTGGAGGTAG
- a CDS encoding DUF1761 domain-containing protein, whose product MEDMIINHWAVIVAALANLVVGALWYSPALFYKAWKSENQLTDDQLKTVNPVKLHGISTLLSLIICYNLAFFLGDAKTDWVWGTTAGFLAGFGWAAIIFAIIAMYEFKSWRYILINGGYITVYFTLIGFILGIWR is encoded by the coding sequence ATGGAAGACATGATAATCAATCACTGGGCTGTGATAGTCGCCGCCCTAGCCAATTTAGTTGTAGGAGCCCTCTGGTATTCACCGGCCTTGTTTTACAAAGCCTGGAAATCAGAAAACCAACTGACAGACGATCAACTGAAGACCGTCAATCCCGTCAAATTGCATGGAATCTCCACACTTCTTTCGCTAATCATCTGCTACAATCTGGCCTTCTTCCTGGGTGATGCGAAAACAGACTGGGTATGGGGGACCACCGCCGGATTTTTAGCTGGTTTTGGCTGGGCAGCCATCATTTTTGCCATCATTGCCATGTATGAGTTCAAATCATGGCGATATATTTTAATCAACGGAGGGTATATTACTGTCTATTTTACTTTAATCGGATTTATCCTGGGCATATGGAGATGA
- a CDS encoding AraC family transcriptional regulator, whose translation MFLTVHIPTYPINQLVESITYYSNYSVEHFAERLLPDGHADFIVNLTEAPKHTFDNTTLKVNDTFKKGWLSGARKKLLSIDAGGQNDSMMIVRLKFGAAYNIFKIPQEELTDKVYEADLILGSPFEDLRTKILEAHFVETKIQIMEDFIFARCVGVIDLPPVVTFAFHQLVHSPSNTSIKLLADQSGYSHKHFISLFKKHAGMSPKEFLKVMRFQRVIREIETYGSIDWTRLALDCGYYDQAHFIKEFKNFSGFSPEQYLSQKGDFLNYIPVR comes from the coding sequence ATGTTTCTCACGGTCCATATTCCCACATACCCCATCAATCAGCTCGTAGAAAGCATCACCTACTATTCTAACTATTCGGTGGAGCACTTTGCCGAGAGACTCTTGCCTGATGGACATGCGGACTTTATTGTGAACCTGACAGAGGCGCCCAAACATACCTTTGACAATACCACCCTCAAAGTCAATGATACATTCAAAAAAGGATGGCTCTCCGGGGCAAGAAAAAAATTACTGTCCATAGATGCCGGTGGCCAAAATGACAGCATGATGATCGTTCGCCTCAAATTCGGGGCCGCCTACAACATCTTCAAGATTCCACAGGAGGAACTCACCGATAAGGTCTATGAAGCAGATCTGATCCTTGGAAGCCCTTTTGAGGACCTTCGTACAAAAATCCTGGAAGCGCACTTTGTGGAGACCAAAATTCAGATCATGGAAGATTTTATCTTCGCGAGATGTGTGGGTGTAATTGATTTGCCTCCGGTAGTCACATTTGCCTTTCACCAATTGGTACACTCCCCCTCCAATACTTCTATTAAACTTCTCGCAGACCAGTCGGGCTACAGCCACAAGCATTTCATTAGTCTCTTCAAAAAACATGCAGGTATGTCACCAAAGGAGTTTCTGAAAGTAATGAGGTTTCAGCGGGTCATACGGGAAATCGAAACCTATGGCAGTATCGACTGGACCAGGCTGGCTCTCGATTGTGGCTACTATGACCAGGCACATTTCATCAAAGAATTCAAGAACTTCTCTGGCTTCAGCCCAGAGCAATATCTTTCTCAAAAAGGTGACTTCCTGAATTATATACCGGTTAGGTAA
- a CDS encoding cystathionine beta-synthase has protein sequence MRYYNTLIETIGNTPLVKLNRVNKGIKGTILVKVEYFNPGNSVKDRIALKMIEDAEKSGQLKPGGTIIEGTSGNTGMGLALVAQAKGYKCIFTLADKQSQEKMDILRAVGAEVIVCPTNVSPDDPRSYYSVAKKLNEDIPNSIYPNQYDNPSNTLAHYESTGPEIWNDTDGKITHYAAGMGTGGTICGTSKYLKEQKKEVVSVAIDSYGSVFKKYKETGIFDEKEIYPYLTEGIGEDILPKNVDFDMIDHIVKVTDKDGAVMARRLAREEGLFCGWSCGSAVHGALEFARDHLKEDDVMVILLPDHGTRYLGKVYNDNWMKDHGFLETRKFATAKDIISSRNGSSGLKTIDKNLKVGEAILTMNQYGIDQVPVVDGDEFVGSLNDTHVLKSLLQNPDIKNQPVSDIMDSPFQFVGMDNTIDVLSSLIQKENKALLVRDHQNVVHIVTQSDLLMAISE, from the coding sequence ATGCGATACTACAATACGCTGATAGAAACCATTGGGAACACGCCCCTTGTGAAGCTCAACCGGGTGAATAAGGGCATCAAAGGGACTATACTGGTGAAGGTAGAATATTTTAATCCGGGCAATTCTGTAAAAGACAGGATTGCGCTCAAGATGATTGAGGATGCAGAGAAATCAGGGCAGCTAAAGCCTGGTGGCACCATCATCGAGGGTACTTCGGGCAATACAGGGATGGGACTGGCACTGGTGGCTCAGGCCAAAGGCTACAAATGTATTTTCACCTTGGCTGATAAACAGTCGCAGGAAAAAATGGACATCCTACGGGCTGTGGGCGCGGAGGTGATCGTTTGCCCCACCAACGTCTCACCGGATGATCCCAGGTCATATTACTCCGTCGCCAAAAAACTCAATGAGGACATTCCGAACTCGATTTACCCCAATCAGTACGACAACCCCTCCAATACACTTGCGCACTACGAGTCTACCGGGCCTGAAATATGGAATGACACGGATGGAAAAATTACCCACTATGCAGCTGGAATGGGCACCGGAGGAACCATTTGCGGGACTTCCAAATACCTGAAAGAGCAGAAAAAGGAGGTAGTGTCGGTTGCCATTGATTCTTATGGTTCGGTTTTTAAGAAATATAAGGAGACCGGCATTTTTGATGAAAAAGAAATCTACCCTTATCTCACCGAAGGGATTGGCGAGGACATCCTGCCAAAGAATGTGGATTTTGATATGATCGATCACATCGTGAAAGTGACAGATAAGGATGGAGCAGTGATGGCCAGAAGGCTGGCCAGAGAAGAGGGCCTGTTTTGTGGCTGGTCTTGTGGTTCTGCAGTGCATGGAGCACTGGAGTTTGCCAGAGATCACTTGAAAGAAGATGATGTGATGGTCATTCTGTTGCCTGACCATGGCACACGTTACCTGGGCAAGGTTTACAACGACAACTGGATGAAGGATCATGGTTTTCTGGAGACCAGGAAGTTTGCTACGGCCAAGGATATCATCAGCAGCCGTAACGGAAGTTCTGGCCTGAAGACCATCGATAAAAACCTGAAAGTGGGAGAAGCCATTCTCACCATGAACCAATACGGGATAGATCAGGTGCCGGTGGTGGATGGCGATGAGTTTGTGGGCAGTCTGAATGATACCCATGTCCTCAAGAGTCTATTGCAAAACCCGGACATCAAAAATCAGCCGGTCAGCGACATTATGGATTCTCCGTTCCAATTTGTGGGGATGGACAATACCATCGATGTGCTGTCCTCATTGATTCAGAAAGAGAATAAAGCGTTGCTGGTAAGGGACCATCAGAATGTGGTGCACATTGTCACTCAGAGTGATCTGTTGATGGCCATTAGCGAATAG